One region of Anaerolineales bacterium genomic DNA includes:
- the pstC gene encoding phosphate ABC transporter permease subunit PstC produces the protein MQKSQTAVRTFLENFRKRAGSILHHGDRIWQLLTVGMGLGVALLLLGIGWMLWQDSADARTVFGWSFLLPTADASWNPVLEHFEAWPFIYGTLITSAVALLMAVPISIGIGIFLAELCPGWLRLPLGWMLELLASIPSVVFGLWGIFVFLPEVVEPLGSFLGAYLGGLPLLGALFAGPIPASGASRLAASLILTIMIVPTISAVTRDVFLAIPRSQREAAFALGATEWETISQILVPYGLSGILGAVILGLGRALGETMAVTMVIGNSISSAVSLLKPGYTMSSIIANEFAEAVSPLHSQALIEIGFLLFFVTLLVNMAARFMVWQVARKTPQEGRG, from the coding sequence ATGCAGAAATCGCAAACGGCCGTACGCACCTTCCTTGAGAACTTCCGCAAACGGGCGGGCAGCATCCTGCACCACGGGGACCGCATCTGGCAGTTGCTGACGGTCGGCATGGGGCTTGGGGTAGCCCTCCTATTGCTGGGTATCGGCTGGATGCTGTGGCAGGATTCGGCCGATGCCCGGACTGTTTTCGGCTGGTCGTTTCTCCTGCCCACGGCGGATGCCTCCTGGAATCCCGTACTCGAACACTTCGAAGCCTGGCCCTTCATCTACGGAACCCTGATCACCTCCGCGGTGGCGCTGCTCATGGCGGTGCCGATCTCGATCGGAATCGGCATCTTCCTGGCCGAATTGTGTCCAGGCTGGCTGCGCCTGCCGCTCGGGTGGATGCTCGAACTCCTGGCATCCATCCCCAGCGTGGTGTTCGGGTTGTGGGGCATCTTCGTCTTCCTGCCCGAGGTTGTGGAACCGCTGGGAAGCTTTCTGGGCGCGTACCTCGGAGGCCTGCCGCTGCTTGGCGCGTTGTTCGCAGGCCCGATTCCGGCCAGCGGGGCCAGCCGGCTCGCGGCTTCGTTGATTCTCACCATCATGATAGTCCCGACCATCTCCGCCGTGACCCGCGACGTGTTTTTGGCCATCCCCCGTTCCCAACGCGAGGCCGCCTTCGCCCTCGGCGCTACGGAATGGGAGACAATCTCGCAAATCCTGGTCCCCTACGGCCTTTCCGGGATCCTCGGCGCGGTGATCCTCGGCCTCGGGCGGGCGCTCGGCGAGACGATGGCGGTGACGATGGTGATCGGCAACAGCATCAGCAGCGCCGTCTCCCTGCTGAAGCCCGGGTACACGATGTCGAGCATCATCGCCAACGAGTTTGCCGAAGCGGTCAGCCCCCTGCACAGCCAGGCGCTGATCGAAATCGGCTTTTTGTTGTTCTTCGTCACCTTGCTGGTGAATATGGCAGCCCGATTCATGGTCTGGCAAGTCGCCCGCAAGACTCCGCAGGAGGGACGCGGATGA